In Rhizobium leguminosarum, a genomic segment contains:
- a CDS encoding IS110 family transposase — MKHYVGLDVSVKETSVCIVDENGKVCRERKVVSHPDDLITLLSDPQWRIERIGLEAGPLSQWLFDGLTKVNHPVICIETRHTKAFLKAQPNKSDRNDARGIAQMMRVNLFRAVHVKTLTSQKHRALLTARKLLQEKAIAIENDIRGLLRNFGLKVGAIGAVKYDERIRELLGELPDLEEILEPLLAARLKLRNEFAKLDRRVREAAKTNPVCQRLMTVPGVGPIVALAYTSTIDIPARFRNSRSVGAVLGLTPVLNQSGESCRIGHISLCGDRMMRTLLFEAAQTLLTRVAKWSWLKAWAMNLAKRRGAKRAIVALARRMAVILHRIWSDGSEFCWTRDALSAAAQR; from the coding sequence ATGAAGCATTATGTCGGTCTCGATGTTTCCGTAAAGGAGACTTCCGTTTGTATTGTCGATGAGAACGGGAAAGTCTGCCGGGAGCGTAAGGTAGTAAGTCACCCGGATGATCTCATCACACTTCTTTCCGATCCGCAGTGGCGTATTGAGCGGATCGGTCTCGAAGCGGGTCCGCTATCTCAATGGCTGTTCGACGGCCTCACCAAGGTCAACCACCCCGTGATCTGTATCGAGACCCGGCACACCAAGGCTTTTTTAAAGGCGCAGCCGAACAAAAGCGATCGCAATGATGCTCGTGGCATTGCCCAGATGATGCGCGTCAACCTTTTCCGAGCTGTCCATGTCAAAACCCTGACAAGCCAGAAGCATCGCGCGCTGCTGACAGCGCGCAAACTCCTGCAGGAAAAAGCGATAGCCATCGAAAACGACATTCGCGGGTTGCTGCGCAACTTCGGGCTCAAGGTGGGAGCTATCGGAGCGGTCAAATATGATGAACGCATCCGTGAGCTTCTCGGTGAGCTGCCGGATCTGGAGGAAATTCTCGAACCGTTGCTTGCGGCGAGATTGAAGCTGCGGAATGAATTCGCAAAGCTGGATCGCCGAGTGCGGGAAGCGGCCAAGACTAATCCGGTTTGCCAACGGTTAATGACCGTTCCCGGTGTGGGTCCTATTGTAGCCTTAGCGTATACCTCGACGATCGATATTCCGGCCCGTTTCCGAAATTCCCGCTCCGTCGGTGCCGTGCTAGGATTGACACCGGTCCTCAATCAATCGGGAGAAAGTTGCCGGATAGGCCACATCTCACTGTGCGGCGACAGGATGATGCGAACCCTGCTCTTCGAAGCTGCACAGACCCTGCTGACCAGGGTCGCAAAATGGTCATGGCTGAAGGCGTGGGCCATGAACCTTGCGAAACGGCGCGGTGCCAAGAGAGCCATCGTAGCCCTGGCCCGGAGAATGGCAGTGATTTTGCATCGGATATGGAGTGACGGATCTGAATTCTGCTGGACGCGAGACGCCTTGAGCGCCGCAGCACAGAGGTAA